The following are from one region of the Rhipicephalus microplus isolate Deutch F79 chromosome 1, USDA_Rmic, whole genome shotgun sequence genome:
- the LOC142768276 gene encoding uncharacterized protein LOC142768276, translating into MSSRSARSEHGHRHGLRLRIGRRRKIPASPHQQRTRSSAPAQRGGLDSAIRRLPRSALPRMTRDDSDDTGPQARTAPGDSVVCNAFPMHDAALVRRLKAPAFVNAGDPDTVSLSIWSLSPVGQPATSGEGSRLVTRRSRGGNPAARDLPGSL; encoded by the exons ATGTCCTCAAGATCTGCTCGTTCAGAACACGGTCACCGCCACG GTTTGCGCCTAAGAATCGGCCGGCGGCGCAAGATCCCGGCCTCCCCACATCAGCAGCGCACCCGGAGTTCAGCACCGGCTCAACGAGGCGGCCTGGACTCCGCTATTCGGCGCCTTCCACGCAGTGCACTGCCACGGATGACTCGAGACGACAGCGATGACACAGGACCGCAGGCGCGGACAGCACCGGGCGACTCGGTCGTTTGCAACGCCTTCCCGATGCATGATGCGGCTTTAGTACGACGCCTGAAAGCGCCTGCATTCGTCAACGCTGGAGACCCCGACACTG TCTCCTTGTCAATCTGGAGTCTATCACCTGTGGGACAACCCGCCACAAGCGGCGAAGGCagtcggctggtgacccgcaggtcgcggggtggAAACCCTGCCGCGCGGGACTTGCCAGGGAGCCTGTGA